Below is a window of Paraburkholderia azotifigens DNA.
TCACCGATGCGATGCGCTGCGCGGCCTGGAAAATTTCCGGCACCGTCAGCACGGCGGCGAGCGACGTATCCTTCACGAGCGCGATGAACGAGTTCGACAGCGGCGGCAACGCGACGCGCGCGGCCTGCGGAAGAATGGCGCGGCGCAACGCCTGCGCGCGCGTCATGCCCATCGAGTACGCAGCTTCCCACTGCCCTTTCGGAATCGACTCGATCACGCCGCGGATCACTTCCGAGTTGTACGCGCCGACGTTCAGCGAGAAGCCGATGATGGCGGCCGTCAGCGGATCGAGCACGATCCCGACATTCGGCAAGCCATAGAAGATGACGAACAGCTGAACGAGCAACGGCGAGCCGCGAAACAGCCACACATAGAAGCGCACGATCGCCACCGACCACTTCGGTCCGAACAGGCGGACCAGTGCGACGATGAACGCGAGCGCCAGCCCGATCGCAAACGACACGAGCGTCAACGGCACGGTGAACACGAGACCCGCATACAGCAGCGGCCATAGCGAGTCACCCATCAGGTGCAACCATGCAGGCATGATTCAGGCTCGCCTTCTGCTTACTTGGAAACGTCTTTGCCGAAGTACTTTTCGGAGATCTTCGCGTACGTGCCGTCCGCCTTGATCTCTGCGAGTGCCTTGTTGATGGCGGCCTGCAGTTCCGGATTGCCCTTGCGGATCAGCACGGCCGAGTGGTCCGAGCTATCCGACGCCGTATCGACGGCAGCGATCTTCACCTTTGCGTCAGGCTTGTGCTTCTTGAAGTCGAGAAACGATAGCGAGTCGTTGACCGTCGCGTCGACGCGGCCCGACGTGAGCAGATCGATCGATTCGTTGAAGCCTTGCACGGGCACCACTTCCGCGCCGTGAGCGGCAGCGATCTTGCCGAAGTTGCTGGTCAGCGTATTCGCCGATTTCTTGCCCTTCAGGTCGTCGAAACCCTTGATTGCGCTGTTGTCCGAGCGGACGATCAGCGCCGCGTGCGAGACGATGTACGGCTCCGAGAAGTCGTACTTCTGCTTGCGCGCGTCGGTGACGGCCACTTCGTTGATCACGGCGTCGTAGCGGTTCGCGTCGAGACCGGCGATCAGGCCATCCCATTTGCCTTCGACGAACTCAGCCTTCACGCCCAGCTTTTGCGCGATCGCACGGCCGATCTCGACGTCGAAGCCCGTCAGCTGGTTCGACGCGTCATGGAACGTGAACGGCGCGTACGTGCCTTCCGTGCCGATCTTGAAGGCGCCGGCGGACTTGATCTTCGCGAGGTCGTCGGCGGCGAACGCGGCCGTGGCCGTCGCGACCTGCAGCAGGCCGATCAGCAGAAGGGATCGAATCGACTTCATAG
It encodes the following:
- a CDS encoding amino acid ABC transporter permease, whose amino-acid sequence is MPAWLHLMGDSLWPLLYAGLVFTVPLTLVSFAIGLALAFIVALVRLFGPKWSVAIVRFYVWLFRGSPLLVQLFVIFYGLPNVGIVLDPLTAAIIGFSLNVGAYNSEVIRGVIESIPKGQWEAAYSMGMTRAQALRRAILPQAARVALPPLSNSFIALVKDTSLAAVLTVPEIFQAAQRIASVTYEPLILYTEAALIYLVFSSVLSSAQVRLERRFGRHALFTSGN
- a CDS encoding amino acid ABC transporter substrate-binding protein, which encodes MKSIRSLLLIGLLQVATATAAFAADDLAKIKSAGAFKIGTEGTYAPFTFHDASNQLTGFDVEIGRAIAQKLGVKAEFVEGKWDGLIAGLDANRYDAVINEVAVTDARKQKYDFSEPYIVSHAALIVRSDNSAIKGFDDLKGKKSANTLTSNFGKIAAAHGAEVVPVQGFNESIDLLTSGRVDATVNDSLSFLDFKKHKPDAKVKIAAVDTASDSSDHSAVLIRKGNPELQAAINKALAEIKADGTYAKISEKYFGKDVSK